One window from the genome of Streptomyces cadmiisoli encodes:
- a CDS encoding MalY/PatB family protein: protein MTRIPHETSGEPNPLRALGLDTLRRRTSMKWRTYPEDVLPLWVAEMDVPLAEPVVRAVTDALALGDTGYPAGTAYAEALADFAGKRWGWAGLAVERTAIVPDVMLGAVEMIKLVTGPGDAVVVNTPVYPPFFEFVTHMDRQVAQAPLGPDLRIDPGTLEESFRRAVADGRRAAFLLCSPHNPTGTVHTAEELSTVARLAERYGVRVVADEIHAPLVLDGADFVPYLSVPGGESGLSLMSASKAWNLAGLKAALAIAGPAAGADLARLPEEVSHGPSHLGVIAHSAALRDGNAWLDALLAGLDDNRSLLSDLLAEYLPGIVHRPGEATYLAWLDCRALGLGDDPAQVFLHRGRVALNSGLPFGTGGAGHVRLNLATAPEVLTEAVRRMAAVLE, encoded by the coding sequence ATGACCAGGATCCCGCACGAGACGTCCGGTGAACCGAACCCGCTGCGCGCCCTCGGCCTGGACACTCTTCGGCGCCGTACGAGCATGAAGTGGCGCACCTACCCCGAGGACGTGCTTCCGCTGTGGGTGGCCGAGATGGACGTACCGCTCGCCGAACCCGTGGTGCGCGCGGTCACCGACGCGCTGGCGCTCGGCGACACGGGCTACCCGGCGGGCACCGCCTACGCCGAGGCGCTGGCCGACTTCGCCGGGAAGCGCTGGGGCTGGGCCGGACTCGCGGTGGAGCGCACCGCGATCGTGCCGGACGTGATGCTCGGCGCGGTGGAGATGATCAAGCTGGTGACCGGGCCGGGGGACGCGGTGGTGGTCAACACCCCCGTCTATCCGCCGTTCTTCGAGTTCGTGACGCACATGGACCGGCAGGTGGCGCAGGCCCCGCTCGGCCCCGACCTGCGGATCGACCCCGGCACCCTGGAGGAGTCGTTCCGGCGTGCCGTCGCGGACGGACGGCGGGCCGCGTTCCTGCTGTGCAGCCCGCACAACCCGACCGGCACCGTGCACACCGCCGAGGAACTGTCCACCGTGGCACGCCTCGCCGAGCGGTACGGCGTGCGGGTGGTCGCCGACGAGATCCATGCCCCGCTCGTCCTCGACGGAGCCGACTTCGTGCCGTATCTGAGCGTCCCGGGCGGCGAGAGCGGGCTGTCGCTGATGTCGGCGTCCAAGGCGTGGAACCTGGCCGGGCTCAAGGCGGCCCTCGCCATCGCCGGGCCGGCCGCGGGCGCCGATCTCGCCCGGCTGCCCGAGGAGGTCAGCCACGGCCCCAGCCATCTCGGCGTCATCGCCCACAGCGCGGCCCTGCGCGACGGGAACGCCTGGCTGGACGCCCTGCTGGCGGGCCTCGACGACAACCGGAGCCTGCTGTCGGACCTGTTGGCGGAGTATCTGCCGGGGATCGTGCACCGCCCGGGCGAGGCCACCTACCTCGCCTGGCTCGACTGCCGCGCCCTCGGCCTGGGCGACGACCCGGCCCAGGTCTTCCTGCACCGGGGCCGGGTCGCCCTCAACTCCGGCCTTCCGTTCGGCACGGGCGGGGCGGGCCATGTCCGGCTGAACCTGGCCACCGCACCCGAGGTGCTCACGGAGGCGGTACGGCGGATGGCGGCCGTTCTGGAGTGA